The Primulina tabacum isolate GXHZ01 chromosome 7, ASM2559414v2, whole genome shotgun sequence genome includes a window with the following:
- the LOC142550769 gene encoding uncharacterized protein LOC142550769 yields the protein MGAYSYVAPRLGTAMKSLSRGNVDDIKYVGRAPSAATATGFYKVHVKEQTELVHKAIDRSILETILCKDTAKHIWDSMKKKYQGTARAKRQQLQALRSEFEILRMKSGESVTDYFSRTMAIFNKMWIHGDKTEDVLIIEKILRSLTPKFNFVVCATEEANDVGLLSIDELQSSLLVHEQKINQQEKEEQALKALSEYHSTPSKVDRGRGRGRGRGRGGRNNNDRGNQQQNHHHQESQFQGRGRGRGGHHPTTNRSKSIDKSNVECFRCHRYGHYKSECQTDLNKQSVGQTNFAEKEEEVSLLMVCHVKYHFLRDLTNDEVISLVYCRSEDQIADILTKLLKLPSFQKLRKLLGVCASIVSI from the coding sequence ATGGGTGCATACAGCTATGTTGCCCCTCGTCTAGGCACCGCAATGAAATCACTAAGTAGGGGTAATGTTGATGACATTAAGTATGTTGGCCGTGCTCCATCTGCCGCAACGGCTACCGGCTTTTACAAAGTTCACGTGAAAGAGCAAACTGAATTAGTCCACAAAGCTATTGATCGCTCAATCTTGGAAACCATTCTTTGCAAAGACACAGCCAAGCATATTTGGGATTCCATGAAGAAGAAGTACCAAGGTACAGCAAGAGCTAAGAGGCAGCAGCTTCAAGCACTTCGTTCGGAGTTCGAAATACTTCGAATGAAGTCGGGAGAATCAGTTACAGATTATTTTTCAAGAACGATGGCAATCTTTAACAAGATGTGGATCCATGGCGACAAGACTGAAGATGTTCTCATTATAGAGAAGATTCTTCGATCCTTGAcaccaaaatttaattttgttgtttGTGCTACAGAAGAAGCAAATGATGTTGGTTTACTGTCAATTGACGAATTACAAAGTTCTTTGTTAGTTCATGAGCAAAAAATTAACCAGCAAGAAAAAGAAGAACAAGCATTGAAAGCTCTATCAGAATATCACTCCACACCTAGTAAAGTTGATAGAGGACGAGGAAGAGGTAGAGGTCGAGGTAGAGGAGGAAGAAACAACAATGATCGTGGGAACCAACAacaaaatcatcatcatcaagaGAGCCAATTTCAAGGAAGAGGTAGAGGACGTGGAGGCCACCATCCAACAACTAACAGATCAAAGTCAATAGACAAGTCCAATGTTGAATGTTTCAGATGTCATAGGTATGGCCATTATAAATCAGAATGTCAAACTGATTTGAACAAACAAAGTGTAGGTCAAACTAACTTTGCAGAAAAGGAAGAAGAGGTGTCTCTTTTGATGGTATGTCATGTGAAGTATCATTTTTTGAGGGATCTCACAAATGATGAAGTCATTAGCCTTGTTTACTGTAGAAGTGAAGACCAGATTGCAGATATTCTAACCAAGCTTCTAAAACTTCCTTCATTTCAGAAGCTCAGAAAATTACTTGGTGTTTGTGCTTCAATTGTTTCAATTTGA